The Caproicibacterium lactatifermentans genome contains a region encoding:
- the scfB gene encoding thioether cross-link-forming SCIFF peptide maturase, giving the protein MIHKYTLNGFQIVLDTNSGAVHLFEPAPYDLLDYLDDSVPEQMPEAAKKALLPKYGADTLNEAYQELLALQAKGQLFSSDDYEQFAGMMKDAPIKSMCLNIAHDCNLRCAYCFAAQGDFGKGRMLMPFKVAKAAIDFLIKESASRYNLEVDFFGGEPLMNFDVVKQTVAYARSLEKRYNKNFRFTITTNGLLLDDDKIDFINREMSNCVLSLDGRKEVNDRLRVCPDGKTGSYDIIVPKFQKLVAGRGDKDYYVRGTFTKHNLDFVNDILEMERLGFDEISVEPVVSDPMLPYSIQEEDLPVVFKEYEHLSNVMIEKKKSGKCFNFFHFMIDLNQGPCAIKRLRGCSCGNEYVAVTPLGEIFPCHQFVGNDEWIMGNVLDGTYDHEMKNRFAAANVYTKSECKNCWAKFYCSGGCNANNQKYEGSILKPHSIACQLEKKRLECAIMIQAAMAE; this is encoded by the coding sequence ATGATACATAAGTACACACTTAACGGCTTCCAAATTGTTCTGGACACAAACTCCGGTGCTGTTCATCTATTTGAGCCCGCACCATATGACCTGTTGGATTATCTGGACGATTCCGTTCCGGAGCAAATGCCTGAGGCTGCCAAAAAAGCGCTTTTGCCGAAATACGGTGCTGACACTTTAAATGAAGCTTATCAGGAGCTTCTGGCACTGCAGGCAAAGGGACAGCTGTTCTCTTCCGACGATTATGAACAATTTGCCGGTATGATGAAAGACGCACCTATTAAGTCCATGTGCTTGAATATTGCACATGACTGCAATCTTCGCTGTGCCTACTGTTTTGCAGCACAAGGTGACTTCGGCAAGGGACGTATGCTGATGCCTTTTAAAGTAGCCAAAGCTGCTATTGATTTTCTCATTAAAGAATCCGCCAGCCGTTATAATTTGGAGGTCGATTTCTTCGGCGGTGAACCGCTGATGAACTTTGATGTTGTAAAACAAACGGTTGCCTACGCACGCAGCCTGGAAAAAAGGTACAATAAAAATTTCCGCTTTACAATCACCACAAATGGTTTGCTGCTTGATGATGACAAAATAGATTTTATTAATCGGGAGATGTCCAACTGCGTTCTGTCTCTTGATGGCCGCAAAGAAGTGAATGATCGGCTGCGCGTCTGCCCGGACGGCAAAACCGGTTCTTATGATATAATTGTGCCAAAATTTCAAAAGCTCGTTGCCGGCAGGGGAGATAAGGACTATTATGTCCGCGGTACATTTACAAAGCATAACCTTGACTTTGTAAATGATATTCTGGAAATGGAGCGGCTCGGCTTTGATGAGATTTCAGTAGAGCCTGTTGTTTCTGACCCTATGCTTCCATATTCCATTCAAGAAGAGGACTTGCCTGTTGTATTTAAAGAATATGAGCACCTTTCAAATGTAATGATTGAAAAAAAGAAATCAGGAAAGTGCTTTAACTTTTTCCATTTTATGATTGACCTGAACCAAGGACCGTGCGCAATTAAGCGTCTGCGCGGCTGCAGCTGCGGTAATGAATACGTTGCGGTAACTCCTTTGGGAGAAATTTTCCCATGCCACCAGTTTGTCGGAAATGATGAATGGATTATGGGAAACGTATTAGATGGAACATATGACCATGAAATGAAAAATCGTTTCGCTGCCGCCAACGTTTATACAAAATCGGAATGCAAAAACTGCTGGGCAAAATTCTATTGCAGCGGCGGCTGCAATGCGAACAACCAAAAATACGAGGGCAGCATCTTGAAGCCACACAGCATTGCCTGCCAGCTGGAGAAAAAACGCCTGGAATGTGCAATTATGATTCAAGCGGCAATGGCAGAATAA
- a CDS encoding stage II sporulation protein M, producing the protein MKIVLQHLPQSLPDKTQLKEALSQNRILAALAAVLLGGVVCGALLSAKAGLPTLKKLDFLFNSNYTLHNGSSLLSVFFASAASSFVFILTCFLCGLSVWGALLVPFVPFIRGIGLGMTSGYLYTSYGLHGGIFYAVILLPGAFCSCLAILWAAKEAQLFSHRLSRAGLSEEGVPPKFIKYLSQFARILALAFLGAGADTFFSWAFAGYLISWL; encoded by the coding sequence ATGAAAATTGTTTTGCAGCATTTACCCCAATCACTTCCGGATAAAACACAACTGAAAGAAGCGCTTTCACAAAATCGCATTTTAGCTGCTCTAGCAGCCGTTCTTCTTGGAGGAGTGGTTTGCGGGGCTTTGCTCTCTGCAAAAGCGGGGCTTCCCACTTTGAAAAAGCTGGATTTCCTTTTTAACAGCAACTATACACTTCACAATGGTTCGTCTTTATTGTCCGTTTTTTTCGCTTCGGCAGCTTCTTCCTTCGTATTTATCCTAACCTGCTTTTTGTGTGGGCTGTCAGTGTGGGGGGCTTTGCTGGTTCCTTTTGTACCCTTTATTCGGGGAATCGGTTTAGGCATGACAAGCGGATACTTGTATACATCCTATGGCCTGCATGGAGGCATTTTTTATGCAGTTATCTTACTGCCAGGAGCTTTCTGCAGCTGCCTTGCTATTCTCTGGGCTGCAAAAGAAGCGCAGCTCTTTTCTCACCGCCTTTCCCGTGCAGGACTGTCTGAAGAGGGCGTACCACCTAAATTTATAAAGTATCTCTCGCAGTTTGCCCGTATTTTGGCACTGGCTTTTTTAGGCGCCGGCGCAGATACTTTTTTTTCATGGGCCTTTGCGGGATATTTGATATCTTGGTTATAA
- the xerD gene encoding site-specific tyrosine recombinase XerD, whose product MKAYCSEFGTYLSKVKRVSPNTLDSYLRDISDYLHFLEEQHIFSPAQVNQQTVENYILHLQNQNKSAATITRHVASIRCFYQFLVQNGETDTNPAKEIKLKKAPPKLPETLSGDEIELLLSQPDTSQPKGCRDKAMLELLYATGTRVSELVNLNVGDINLHTGILYCRGERGGRIIPVYHQAVMAVSDYLFHVRKVIADPKEKQALFTNLNGHRLTRQGFWKIIKGYTRQAGIAKEITPHTLRHSFALHLLENGADLKDIQHMLGHADISSTQVYLHLLNDHVKQVYRHCHPKAKLG is encoded by the coding sequence ATGAAAGCGTATTGTTCAGAATTCGGTACATACCTTTCAAAAGTAAAACGGGTTTCTCCCAATACATTGGATTCCTATTTACGTGATATTTCTGATTATCTGCATTTTTTAGAAGAACAGCATATCTTTTCACCGGCACAAGTGAACCAACAGACGGTAGAAAACTATATTCTGCATTTGCAAAACCAAAATAAATCTGCCGCAACGATTACAAGACATGTAGCATCTATCCGCTGTTTTTATCAATTTCTCGTGCAAAACGGGGAGACCGATACCAATCCAGCAAAAGAGATTAAGCTTAAAAAAGCACCACCAAAACTTCCTGAAACCCTTAGTGGGGACGAAATCGAGTTGCTTTTATCCCAGCCGGATACTTCGCAGCCGAAAGGATGCCGAGATAAAGCTATGCTGGAACTTTTATACGCAACCGGTACTCGCGTCTCAGAATTGGTAAACCTAAATGTAGGGGATATTAACCTCCACACTGGTATTTTATACTGCAGGGGAGAAAGGGGAGGCCGTATCATTCCTGTTTACCACCAAGCTGTTATGGCCGTATCAGATTATTTATTTCATGTGCGAAAAGTAATCGCCGACCCAAAAGAGAAACAAGCCTTGTTTACAAACTTAAACGGTCATCGACTGACACGACAAGGCTTTTGGAAAATCATCAAAGGCTACACCCGGCAGGCAGGTATTGCAAAAGAAATTACGCCGCATACGCTGCGACATTCTTTTGCCCTTCATCTATTGGAAAATGGGGCAGACCTGAAAGATATTCAACACATGTTGGGCCATGCGGATATTTCTTCAACACAAGTGTATCTGCATTTACTAAATGACCATGTAAAGCAAGTTTACCGTCATTGTCATCCAAAGGCTAAATTGGGATGA
- a CDS encoding YesL family protein encodes MYDKHKRKIILLKGSHIMGLFSNYNRPGPGISKNEPKPNRFVHYWQIFGRHFWDFIKLNLLFAVPAILLLVAFVVIDAKTKSILLAGLPLIALSPFLAGLTYETRNYIREEHVFILHDFFQKLKENWKQFLSNGIICYLVYGTLSIAIPFYASAQNQKQLGMPIIIAAFAISFAILFIFTSMQFYIPLQIVTFNMKLSQMYKNAGIFAISALGWNLIAFAISAVLAFFLLSFMWIGQYIALFLLIIFAVALFFLWSFWSYTVNSLVYPIIDRHMLQPALKEKEASEGNESSMMEEEGIPDFTDWDTIHKKDTNDDDDDEED; translated from the coding sequence GTGTATGATAAACATAAAAGAAAGATTATTTTATTAAAGGGAAGTCACATTATGGGTCTTTTTTCAAACTATAATCGCCCTGGTCCTGGCATATCTAAAAACGAACCAAAGCCAAACAGATTTGTTCATTACTGGCAAATTTTCGGCCGGCATTTTTGGGATTTCATAAAATTGAATCTTCTGTTTGCCGTACCGGCCATCCTTCTGCTGGTTGCTTTCGTAGTGATTGATGCAAAAACCAAAAGCATTCTTTTGGCCGGTTTGCCGCTTATCGCTTTATCACCGTTTCTTGCCGGACTCACCTATGAAACGCGAAACTACATCAGAGAAGAGCATGTATTTATTTTACATGACTTTTTTCAGAAGCTAAAGGAAAACTGGAAGCAGTTTTTATCAAACGGAATCATTTGCTATCTAGTATACGGCACATTAAGCATTGCTATTCCTTTTTACGCTTCTGCGCAGAATCAAAAACAGCTGGGTATGCCTATTATCATTGCCGCTTTTGCCATTAGTTTTGCCATCCTATTTATCTTTACTTCCATGCAGTTTTACATTCCTTTGCAAATTGTTACTTTCAATATGAAGTTGTCCCAAATGTACAAAAATGCAGGTATTTTTGCAATTTCAGCATTGGGTTGGAACCTCATTGCATTTGCCATTAGTGCGGTACTGGCTTTCTTCTTGTTATCCTTTATGTGGATAGGACAATATATTGCCTTATTTCTGTTGATTATTTTTGCAGTCGCGCTGTTTTTCCTCTGGAGTTTCTGGTCCTACACTGTGAACTCATTGGTTTATCCTATTATTGACCGGCATATGCTGCAGCCGGCATTGAAGGAAAAAGAAGCTTCCGAAGGAAATGAATCCTCCATGATGGAAGAGGAGGGAATCCCGGATTTTACAGATTGGGATACCATCCATAAAAAAGACACGAACGACGACGATGATGACGAAGAAGACTAA
- a CDS encoding tyrosine recombinase XerC: protein MKEKYMNEAPIIIKQFLGYLQTIKGKSPKTVEEYYLDLRTFFRYLKQHREPSLADKPLADISIADIDLTFVKSVTLTEAYEFMNYLMAVRHNGPAARSRKCCSLRAFYNYLTHKAHLLKDNPIQELESPKVKRSLPRYLTLNQSIDLLKQVKGPFKERDYCILILFLNCGMRLSELVGININDIRRGSNTLRILGKGNKERIIYLNEACLHAIDNYLKVRPKDHLKDKYALFISKQRKRISPKTVQYLVKKYLSGIQLGGSGYSVHKLRHTAATLMYQQGKVDIRVLQEILGHENLGTTEIYTHLSNQQMEKAAESNPLSHITEKQIESEQAEQAETEGAAEIEQPKQQDDTTATQTQPAPSVIHIQHQK, encoded by the coding sequence ATGAAAGAAAAATATATGAATGAAGCTCCAATCATCATTAAGCAATTTTTAGGCTACTTACAAACAATTAAAGGTAAATCTCCAAAAACGGTTGAAGAATATTATTTAGATTTGCGTACTTTTTTTCGGTATCTAAAACAGCATCGGGAGCCTTCGCTGGCGGATAAACCTCTAGCGGATATCTCGATTGCAGATATAGACCTCACTTTTGTTAAGTCGGTTACCTTGACGGAGGCCTATGAATTCATGAACTATTTGATGGCTGTTCGCCACAATGGTCCTGCGGCCCGATCACGAAAGTGCTGCAGTTTACGGGCTTTTTACAATTATCTAACGCACAAAGCGCATCTTTTGAAGGATAATCCCATTCAAGAGCTGGAATCTCCTAAAGTAAAGCGAAGCCTGCCCAGGTACTTAACACTGAACCAAAGTATTGACCTTTTAAAGCAAGTCAAAGGCCCCTTTAAGGAACGCGATTACTGCATTTTGATTCTCTTTTTGAACTGCGGAATGCGTTTATCTGAATTGGTCGGAATTAACATAAATGATATTAGACGCGGCAGCAATACCCTGCGAATCCTTGGCAAAGGCAATAAAGAACGAATTATTTACCTCAATGAAGCGTGTTTGCACGCGATTGACAATTACTTGAAAGTCCGCCCAAAGGACCACCTAAAGGACAAATACGCCCTGTTTATCAGCAAACAGAGAAAGCGAATCAGCCCTAAAACCGTGCAGTATCTCGTCAAAAAGTACCTATCCGGTATTCAACTGGGCGGTTCAGGATATAGTGTCCATAAACTGCGGCATACGGCCGCAACTTTGATGTATCAACAAGGAAAAGTAGATATCCGTGTTCTGCAAGAGATTTTGGGACATGAAAATTTGGGTACAACTGAAATCTATACGCATCTTTCCAATCAACAGATGGAAAAGGCAGCTGAGTCTAATCCCCTTTCTCACATAACGGAAAAGCAAATTGAATCTGAACAAGCAGAACAAGCAGAAACGGAAGGAGCAGCAGAAATAGAGCAACCGAAACAGCAGGATGATACAACTGCCACACAAACACAGCCAGCCCCTTCTGTTATACATATACAGCATCAGAAATAA
- a CDS encoding DUF6873 family GME fold protein, whose protein sequence is MQRGEAIISRGIEIPNLPQQRVTLVAVSEMTPASVVKALQALSIKVMKVTADNRFTGSVSSHADMRCHLTGSQTGFCTDESLRAEFLRRGISLFRTNVHKFSKYPEDCSLNAARVGSYVFANPRCMCKELQKFYKEEQEQQKIEFIPVRQGYTKCNIAVVDERSIITEDNGIAAAARKAGLDVLQLRPGMVQLDGYPYGFIGGSCGKLAPNVLAFAGSVWSHPQVEQIIRFLKEHHVRALSLGNGLLQDIGGILPVKEKEYKKR, encoded by the coding sequence ATGCAGAGAGGAGAAGCTATCATTTCACGTGGAATTGAAATTCCAAATTTACCGCAGCAGCGTGTTACCTTAGTCGCGGTGTCAGAAATGACTCCAGCTTCTGTTGTGAAGGCATTACAGGCCCTTTCTATTAAAGTTATGAAAGTTACTGCGGATAACCGGTTCACAGGTTCGGTGTCTTCCCATGCAGATATGCGGTGCCACTTAACGGGCAGCCAAACAGGCTTTTGTACAGATGAATCCTTGCGAGCGGAATTTCTGCGAAGAGGTATTTCTCTTTTCAGAACAAATGTTCATAAATTTTCCAAATATCCAGAGGACTGCAGTTTGAATGCAGCCAGAGTCGGATCTTATGTTTTTGCAAATCCAAGATGTATGTGCAAAGAACTTCAAAAATTTTATAAAGAGGAGCAAGAACAACAAAAAATAGAATTCATACCGGTTCGCCAGGGATACACCAAGTGCAATATAGCAGTTGTAGATGAAAGGTCCATTATAACCGAAGACAATGGAATTGCGGCCGCAGCGCGAAAAGCTGGTTTGGACGTTTTGCAGCTGCGGCCTGGGATGGTTCAGCTGGATGGCTATCCATATGGATTTATTGGCGGCAGCTGCGGAAAATTAGCACCGAATGTTTTAGCGTTTGCTGGTTCAGTTTGGAGTCATCCACAGGTAGAACAAATTATTCGATTTTTAAAGGAACACCATGTTCGGGCGTTATCCTTAGGCAATGGACTGCTGCAGGACATCGGCGGTATTTTGCCTGTAAAAGAAAAAGAGTATAAGAAGAGATGA
- the radA gene encoding DNA repair protein RadA → MAGKLKSIYRCTECGYESAKWYGKCPECGAWNTMSEALQEPAVSMRRGSIGQGIYHQTAPQATPIREISMEEEPRYKTGVSELDRVLGGGIVKGSIILISGEPGIGKSTILTQICAYLGNTLKILYVSGEESSRQIKLRANRLGVEPDNLYILTETDIQRVLEQVRTEKPDLLMIDSIQTMNDTELNSAPGSVTQVRECTNAIMHIAKGMEIPAIMVGHVNKDGAIAGPKVLEHIVDAVLYFEGDRQMSYRILRAVKNRYGSTNEIGVFDMEETGLHQVENPSASMLTGRPTNVSGTCVTCVMEGSRPILAELQALVTSSGFGNPRRMATGFDYNRMNLLLAVLEKRAGYYFSNLDAYLNVVGGLRLDEPACDLAVSMALVSSLKDVPIADDAVIFGEVGLTGEVRSVMHAEQRIREAERMGFHRCILPWYNLKYLSGRQANTTIQLTGVKNVRQAFAALQQE, encoded by the coding sequence ATGGCAGGAAAACTAAAAAGTATTTATAGATGTACAGAATGCGGATATGAATCTGCAAAATGGTATGGAAAATGTCCGGAATGCGGTGCATGGAATACCATGTCTGAAGCGCTGCAGGAGCCAGCTGTTTCGATGCGGCGCGGTAGTATAGGGCAGGGAATTTATCATCAAACAGCGCCGCAGGCGACACCAATTCGAGAAATTAGCATGGAGGAGGAGCCACGCTATAAAACGGGCGTTTCGGAACTGGACCGCGTTCTAGGTGGTGGAATTGTAAAAGGTTCCATCATCTTAATTAGTGGTGAACCGGGAATCGGTAAGTCAACGATATTAACGCAGATTTGCGCTTATTTAGGAAATACTCTGAAAATTCTATATGTTTCTGGTGAGGAGTCCAGCCGACAGATTAAGCTAAGGGCAAACCGATTGGGAGTGGAGCCAGACAATCTTTATATTTTGACGGAAACAGATATACAAAGAGTTTTGGAGCAGGTCCGAACGGAAAAACCGGATTTATTGATGATTGACTCTATTCAAACGATGAATGATACAGAATTAAACTCCGCTCCCGGCAGCGTTACACAGGTTCGTGAATGCACAAATGCGATTATGCATATCGCAAAAGGAATGGAGATTCCTGCAATCATGGTAGGTCATGTCAACAAAGACGGAGCCATTGCTGGGCCGAAGGTCTTGGAACATATTGTTGATGCGGTTTTATATTTTGAAGGTGACCGTCAGATGAGCTACCGCATCTTGCGCGCGGTAAAAAACCGGTATGGCTCCACCAATGAAATTGGTGTTTTCGATATGGAAGAAACGGGGCTGCATCAAGTAGAAAACCCGTCAGCATCTATGCTGACGGGTCGGCCAACGAATGTTTCCGGTACTTGTGTTACCTGTGTGATGGAAGGCAGCCGTCCTATATTGGCGGAGCTGCAGGCACTGGTCACTTCGTCCGGCTTTGGGAATCCCAGAAGAATGGCAACCGGCTTTGACTATAACCGCATGAATTTACTCCTTGCGGTGCTGGAAAAGCGGGCGGGCTATTATTTTTCAAATCTTGATGCCTATTTAAATGTAGTAGGCGGTCTGCGTTTGGACGAACCTGCGTGTGATTTGGCGGTATCCATGGCGCTGGTTTCCAGCCTGAAGGATGTACCGATTGCCGATGATGCGGTCATTTTTGGAGAAGTGGGCTTAACGGGAGAGGTTCGTTCAGTTATGCATGCAGAACAGCGTATCAGAGAAGCAGAACGAATGGGTTTTCATCGATGCATTCTTCCGTGGTACAATTTAAAGTATCTTAGCGGCCGGCAGGCAAATACAACGATACAGCTGACCGGCGTTAAAAATGTGAGACAGGCTTTTGCGGCGCTTCAGCAGGAGTAG
- a CDS encoding N-acetylmuramoyl-L-alanine amidase, with product MKVKHINIWMLAAFITVCVLFLFLLSVSCFHTAQTAVAAAAVRPLVVLDAGHGGEDGGAVGCSPVPEKVLNLSITKKIEKGLTSAGCRVVMTRTDDTMLGDNTLSTLHERKVSDIHKRLSILQENPGGIFVSIHQNHFADGYYNGAQVFYSSNHPKSKILAESIRQSIVSSVQPQNKRENKAATSSIYLLAHAKDPAILIECGFLSNASEAKLLNDTAYQQKMADAVTHGILNYQKQGAAVSSAVSSNRLYSSVSSAIIK from the coding sequence ATGAAAGTAAAACATATCAATATTTGGATGCTGGCAGCTTTTATTACTGTCTGCGTCCTATTTTTATTTTTGCTCTCTGTTTCCTGTTTCCATACTGCACAAACAGCTGTGGCTGCGGCGGCTGTACGACCGCTTGTGGTTTTAGATGCAGGACATGGTGGAGAAGATGGGGGAGCAGTCGGTTGCTCGCCTGTGCCCGAAAAAGTTTTAAATCTATCGATAACGAAGAAAATTGAAAAAGGATTGACATCTGCAGGCTGCCGTGTTGTTATGACACGTACAGATGATACAATGTTGGGGGACAACACACTCTCCACTTTGCATGAACGGAAAGTGTCTGATATTCATAAACGGCTTTCTATTTTGCAGGAAAATCCGGGCGGTATCTTCGTTAGTATCCATCAAAACCATTTTGCAGATGGTTATTATAATGGTGCACAGGTGTTTTATTCGTCGAATCACCCCAAAAGCAAAATTCTTGCGGAATCTATACGGCAATCCATCGTATCCAGTGTACAGCCCCAAAATAAACGGGAAAACAAAGCTGCTACCAGTTCCATTTATTTGCTGGCACATGCAAAAGATCCGGCAATCCTAATAGAGTGTGGTTTCCTCTCAAATGCCTCAGAAGCAAAACTGCTAAACGATACTGCTTATCAGCAGAAAATGGCCGACGCTGTTACACACGGAATTTTGAATTATCAGAAGCAGGGTGCTGCAGTGTCCTCTGCTGTGTCTTCAAACCGCTTGTATTCCTCCGTATCCTCCGCTATAATAAAGTAA
- a CDS encoding MATE family efflux transporter yields METAVKQIESKQTPQPNRMGVQKMVPLVISMSLPTIFSMLVQALYNIVDSIFVSRINESAITAVSLVFPIQNLLIAVCIGTGIGMNSLIARRLGEKKIKEANLAADHGVLLSALNYVFFLLLGLFAAAPFAHSFTKNPQILKWAVQYMQIVCIGSFSFCFEANLEKVIGATGNMVYPMIFQLTGAVANIILDPIFIFTLHMDVAGAAIATIIGQFLSLLVAVYVIRHKKMEVHISLRDFHFSWQTIRDIYTVGLPSIVMNAIGSVMTSGLNAILITFKDIGNTAVAVFGVYFKLQMFVFMPVFGLNQGIIPIMGYNYGAHNKRRLNSCLRIGIVIAVCIMLFGMTLFMAIPGQLLKIFDASPSMLSMGIPALRTISLCFLPAALGILLSAEFTAVGKGTYSLIVTLMRQLCVLLPAAAILAQVTGRVNAVWFAFPIAEVSSLLTSIILHIRLKKTLLQKL; encoded by the coding sequence ATGGAAACTGCTGTTAAGCAAATTGAATCAAAGCAAACACCACAGCCAAACCGTATGGGTGTACAAAAAATGGTGCCTTTAGTCATTAGCATGTCATTGCCTACTATTTTTTCTATGCTGGTGCAGGCGCTCTATAATATTGTAGACAGTATTTTTGTTTCTCGCATCAATGAAAGCGCTATTACAGCAGTTTCATTGGTCTTTCCAATACAGAATCTTTTAATTGCTGTCTGTATTGGTACTGGCATCGGCATGAATTCACTGATTGCCCGGCGGCTTGGCGAGAAAAAAATAAAGGAAGCAAATCTGGCGGCGGACCATGGCGTGCTGCTCAGTGCCCTTAACTATGTATTTTTTCTGCTTCTTGGCCTTTTTGCGGCAGCTCCATTTGCGCATTCTTTCACAAAAAATCCACAAATCCTAAAGTGGGCTGTGCAGTATATGCAAATTGTGTGCATTGGTTCTTTTAGCTTTTGCTTTGAAGCTAACCTTGAAAAAGTCATTGGCGCAACTGGAAACATGGTATATCCCATGATTTTCCAACTGACAGGGGCGGTTGCTAATATTATATTGGACCCAATCTTTATTTTTACATTGCATATGGACGTTGCCGGTGCAGCGATTGCAACGATTATTGGGCAGTTCCTTTCCCTTTTGGTGGCTGTGTATGTGATACGCCATAAGAAAATGGAAGTACATATTTCTTTGCGGGATTTCCATTTCAGCTGGCAGACAATTCGGGATATCTATACCGTCGGTTTGCCGTCCATTGTTATGAATGCGATTGGTTCTGTTATGACTAGTGGACTAAACGCAATCCTTATTACGTTTAAAGATATAGGTAATACAGCTGTAGCGGTTTTCGGTGTATATTTTAAATTGCAGATGTTTGTGTTTATGCCCGTTTTTGGGCTGAACCAGGGCATTATTCCGATTATGGGGTATAATTATGGTGCCCACAATAAAAGGCGCTTAAATAGCTGCTTGCGTATCGGGATTGTTATTGCTGTATGCATTATGCTGTTTGGCATGACTTTGTTTATGGCAATTCCGGGTCAGCTGCTGAAAATATTCGATGCGTCGCCAAGTATGCTTTCAATGGGCATTCCAGCACTGCGCACCATCAGCCTTTGTTTTCTTCCGGCTGCACTGGGAATTTTGTTGTCTGCCGAGTTTACAGCTGTAGGTAAAGGCACATACAGCCTGATTGTTACGCTTATGCGGCAGCTGTGTGTGCTGCTTCCAGCGGCAGCCATTTTGGCTCAAGTAACAGGACGGGTAAATGCAGTATGGTTTGCTTTTCCGATTGCAGAAGTTTCATCTCTACTTACAAGCATCATCCTTCATATTCGCCTAAAAAAGACTCTGCTTCAAAAGCTGTAA
- a CDS encoding DNA-deoxyinosine glycosylase, whose translation MNTQTVEHPLRPVFAADSRVLILGTMPSPKSRETGFYYGHPQNRFWRVLATVFHQPVPSTINEKKTLLLQNHIALWDVLRACSISGADDSSIKDPQPNDIPKLLSRTNVYAVFTTGKKAYSLYQKLVFPTTHLQAVSLPSTSPANCRVSFTELVQEYRYIAKKVEEGEEKEKNGNCC comes from the coding sequence ATGAATACTCAAACAGTTGAACATCCGCTGCGACCTGTTTTTGCGGCTGATTCCCGTGTCCTGATATTGGGCACCATGCCATCGCCAAAGTCGCGTGAAACCGGATTCTATTATGGACATCCACAAAATCGTTTTTGGCGCGTATTGGCAACTGTCTTTCATCAGCCGGTACCAAGTACCATAAACGAAAAGAAAACCTTGCTGCTACAAAATCATATTGCACTATGGGACGTACTTCGTGCCTGTTCTATTAGTGGTGCAGATGATTCAAGTATCAAGGACCCACAGCCAAATGATATTCCAAAGCTGCTAAGCAGGACAAATGTATATGCCGTCTTTACAACAGGGAAGAAAGCATATTCCCTGTACCAAAAATTGGTTTTTCCTACGACGCATTTACAAGCGGTTTCTTTACCGTCCACTAGCCCGGCAAATTGCAGAGTTTCTTTTACTGAACTCGTACAGGAATATCGTTATATCGCGAAGAAAGTAGAAGAAGGAGAAGAAAAAGAAAAGAATGGAAACTGCTGTTAA